Below is a genomic region from Pseudomonadota bacterium.
CCAGGTACCATTGTTGTCAATTACATGGTCTGCAAGCGACACCTTCGTGCTGATGGGAAATTGCGAATCAATGGCTTTTAAGGCATCCTGCATGGCAATACCGTCTCGTCCCATAATCCGCTCCGCGCATCGCACTCTATCAGCATAAACGACTATCACCGTGTGAAAATCTTCCTGCCATCCCGCTTCAAAAAGTAACGGTACTTCAATTATATGCTTTATTTCCGGGTGAATGGCCGCTTCAGCTATCAGCCGATTGTTTATCTCCACGCGAACCAGAGGATGCAAAAGACTATTCAGATCATCCCTGAAATTCCCATCTTCAAAAATCCTTTTTCGCAACTGCTCCCGGTTAAGACTCCCATCCTTGTGAAAAAAAATATCTCCAAATTTTTCATTGAGAATCTTCCAACCCTGTTGCCCCACCTCAAGCAAATCCCTGCAAACGAGATCGGCATCCACATGATGTTGCCCGAAAGATTTCTTCATAAAGTCGGACACTGCGCTTTTTCCGGATCCCATACTTCCCGTGAGCCCGTAACATCTTTCTTTAATATCAGCCCTATTCATCTCTTTCTCGGCTTAAAAAGGTGTTAATCATCCGCATGTCAGAGTTGGACATGAAAAATAAACTTTTATTATACAATCTGGATGGATCCCTCATGCTCCGAATCTTAACGTTTCTCTCCTTAGGAAAATGAAGAACCCCGCTGGGGGTAAAAACAGGCCTTCGAGCTACGATGAATATATTCACTGTTCCAGATTCAAGTCCAGAGAGTGCGGCCTCACTTTACCTGCAAAACATCAAGGGCCTTTTTCATGTCTTCCCAAAGAGGTGCAACAAACTTCATTGGTTCTTTGCTTTCAGGATGTGCGATAGACAATTTATACGAATGGAGACATTGCCTCTTGGCCCAGGGAGGAAATTTTTTTTTCCCCCCATACACATTATCCCCGGCAATGGGATGACCCAAAGAGGCCATATGCACCCTGATCTGATGTGTCCGGCCGGTCTCAAGACCCAATTCAATATAAGCAAAATTATCGGATAAGTTTTCTATGCGTTTCCAGTTTGTAACCGCCTCACGGCCATCGTTTTCAACAACAGCCATCTTTTTTCTGTTTATGGGATGCCTGCCGATGGGCAAATTAATCCTGCCATGTGACGATGCAGGATGTCCGGTGATAATTGCTCGATAAATCTTCTCGACTTTTCTCTGTTTGAACTGGTCGACAAGAGAATGATGCGCCAGATCGCTCTTAGCAACCACCATGACCCCGGAAGTATCCTTGTCAAGGCGATGCACAATTCCTGGTCGCACTTGCCCATTAATCCCCGCGAGATCGTCACAATGATAAAGCAGTCCATGAACAAGGGTGCCACTTGAATGGCCGCAGGCCGGATGAACGACAACTCCGGGGGGCTTTGAAAGAACCAATATATGCTTATCCTCAAACAGAATATCAAAGGGAACTTTTTCGGCAGCCAA
It encodes:
- the coaE gene encoding dephospho-CoA kinase (Dephospho-CoA kinase (CoaE) performs the final step in coenzyme A biosynthesis.), producing MNRADIKERCYGLTGSMGSGKSAVSDFMKKSFGQHHVDADLVCRDLLEVGQQGWKILNEKFGDIFFHKDGSLNREQLRKRIFEDGNFRDDLNSLLHPLVRVEINNRLIAEAAIHPEIKHIIEVPLLFEAGWQEDFHTVIVVYADRVRCAERIMGRDGIAMQDALKAIDSQFPISTKVSLADHVIDNNGTWQETCSQIIQLADALGISR
- a CDS encoding RluA family pseudouridine synthase, which encodes MQDADQNISRFSRCEVGENFSGLRLDIFLAQEDPLTGCSRSMYQDLIRNGHVLVNGELRKISFRLNQGDLVTVEPPPLQENLLAAEKVPFDILFEDKHILVLSKPPGVVVHPACGHSSGTLVHGLLYHCDDLAGINGQVRPGIVHRLDKDTSGVMVVAKSDLAHHSLVDQFKQRKVEKIYRAIITGHPASSHGRINLPIGRHPINRKKMAVVENDGREAVTNWKRIENLSDNFAYIELGLETGRTHQIRVHMASLGHPIAGDNVYGGKKKFPPWAKRQCLHSYKLSIAHPESKEPMKFVAPLWEDMKKALDVLQVK